A stretch of Gemmatimonas aurantiaca T-27 DNA encodes these proteins:
- a CDS encoding chemotaxis protein CheW, translating to MLLPIAVQSFLLIDVGDVTLGLAASSVREVLRAVFITPVPSEHPLLEGVINVRGTVVPVLDIRARLGLPATPVSVDQYLVIADAASRQVALRVDQVHELVAVPRESVVTPDASLEADAVTGIARTADGVLVVYDLDAFLTADEGRQLDAALLTELDTTRDTAPDAS from the coding sequence GTGCTTTTGCCAATCGCAGTGCAATCATTTTTGCTCATTGATGTCGGCGATGTGACGCTCGGCCTGGCCGCGTCATCGGTGCGTGAAGTCCTGCGTGCGGTCTTCATCACGCCGGTACCGTCCGAACATCCTCTCCTCGAAGGGGTCATCAATGTACGTGGCACGGTCGTGCCAGTACTCGACATCCGTGCACGACTGGGATTGCCGGCAACACCGGTCAGCGTGGATCAGTATCTCGTGATCGCCGATGCGGCGTCGAGACAGGTGGCCCTGCGTGTCGATCAGGTGCATGAACTCGTTGCTGTTCCGCGTGAGTCCGTCGTCACGCCGGACGCTTCGCTTGAAGCCGATGCGGTGACCGGCATCGCTCGCACCGCAGACGGTGTCCTGGTGGTCTACGATCTGGATGCGTTCCTCACGGCCGACGAAGGGCGGCAGCTCGATGCCGCGCTGCTCACGGAGCTCGACACAACCCGCGACACGGCACCAGACGCCTCGTGA